The following coding sequences are from one Eleginops maclovinus isolate JMC-PN-2008 ecotype Puerto Natales chromosome 11, JC_Emac_rtc_rv5, whole genome shotgun sequence window:
- the LOC134871694 gene encoding zinc finger BED domain-containing protein 5-like, whose amino-acid sequence MANDVKDQLMAKLQTVLFSLQIDETTDVTNDAQLLTFVRYEDSGTMCEEFLFCKPLPGRTTGVEIFKALDDFFTEHNISWQRCVALCSDGARAMSGSKTGLFAHVRRVAPGVIWTHCLIHREALASKDLSVELSGVFDVVVKTVNFIKRNALNTRLFSSLCHDLGSEHSSLLYHSEVRWLSRGAVLARVFELRGAIYEFLCEKHSDLASNFNDSYWLTKLAYLTDVFAELNKLNSSMQGRDANVMQLYEKLDAFVKKMSKWIERVESNNLAMFPSVEEYPDSTDINDTICEHLRKLVRQFAKYFTDSEEWRRDSKWILLPFSDDASVGSSLTAVEEDKLIEMSTDSVRRHMYDTQPLVKFWISCQTEFPQLAAKAMRCLLPFPTTYLCESGFSTLAYLKNKYRARLDPENDMRLSLSTISPRIDRLCGLHHAQISH is encoded by the coding sequence atggcaaatgatgtcaaagaccagctgatggcaaaacttcagacagttctgttttcccttcaaatcgacgagacgacagatgttactaatgatgcgcaactgttaacatttgtgcgatacgaggacagtggcactatgtgcgaggaatttcttttttgcaaaccactgcccgggcgaactaccggtgtagaaatatttaaagcactggacgattttttcacggagcacaatatctcgtggcagaggtgcgttgcattatgcagcgatggggcccgagccatgagtggcagcaagactggactgtttgcgcatgtaaggagggtggctccgggggtaatttggacacactgcctgattcatagagaggctctcgcctccaaagatctcagtgttgagctcagtggtgtgtttgatgtcgttgtcaagacggtcaacttcataaaacgaaacgcattgaatacacgcctgttttcatccctatgccatgacttgggaagtgaacacagctctctcctttatcattcagaggtgcgttggctgtctcgcggcgctgtgctcgcccgtgtgtttgaactacgcggagctatctacgagttcttgtgcgagaagcattctgatctggcttccaatttcaacgatagttactggttaactaagctggcgtacctcacagatgtttttgcagagctgaacaagttgaacagctccatgcaagggagagatgcaaacgtcatgcagctctacgagaagctcgacgcatttgtgaaaaaaatgtcaaagtggatcgaacgagtggagagcaataacttggcgatgtttccttcagttgaggaataccctgacagcactgacatcaacgacactatatgtgagcatttgaggaagcttgtgcgtcaattcgcaaagtacttcactgattcggaagagtggcgccgtgacagcaagtggatcctgctcccattcagtgacgatgcatcagtagggtcaagtctgacggctgtggaagaggataagctgattgagatgtccacagactctgtcaggaggcatatgtacgacacacagccccttgttaaattctggataagttgccagacagaatttccacagcttgctgcaaaagcaatgaggtgtcttttgccctttccaaccacatacctgtgtgagagtggtttttctacactggcgtacttaaagaataagtacagggctaggcttgatccagagaatgacatgagactgtctctgtctaccatttcgccacgaatagacaggctgtgtggacttcaccacgcccagatatcacactga